A window of Theileria parva strain Muguga chromosome 4 map unlocalized ctg_529, whole genome shotgun sequence genomic DNA:
CACTTCTATATTGCATCAGTGGTTGTTCTAgcaattattaaaatgtattatgAAATATTGGCCCTTCACGATAAGGCACTTTCCTTTGCTGTGACGTCGGATGATGAATTTGTTACTGGGACTCCCTCCACTGTAAATAGATTCTCAAGCTCTCACAGCTCCATATTTTCGAAATCTCATTCAGTAAGTCAACCGGGCAAACATCGTTCTAGCCTTAAATCTTTTAGAAGTAGAGAAAGGAAGACTGTATATTTCTTTTCAAAGGCACCTGATCTCTTGAGCTGGATATCACTTGAAACTTACTTCCTTTGCATTGCACTAGTACTTGTAAGTGTCCCTTGGTTAGTTCCCAGACTACAGCATTATAATAACTGGTTCTCAAGATCTCTTTTATACGTTGCTAGTTAccattatttaatttccTTTATGCTAACGATGGCTGGAATGATAAAGTTTGTGATTTCTATGGAAAGAGGAAGATATAAGCAGCACTTTCTAAAGCTCGCAATGATTGTTGTTTCCGTCCTCTACGTCGTTTGTGAAGGTTTAATGGTTATTACTAACATTTATTACGGTATGGTGTGGTTCTTATGCCCTCATGTTATGGTTGCCGTGAACGACGTTTTGGCATATCTGTTTGGAAGGTTCGTTGGAAAACGCCCTTTGATTGTAATTTCACCAAAGAAAACAGTTGAAGGATTCCTTTATTCTGCACTTGCAACCACCTTTTTAACCGTTTTAATCACACCCTTTCTGCTCAATTACAAGCCCCTACTCTGTCCTACTAACCACTTCAATTTGAGACCTTTTGTTTGGCTTCATAGTACAAACTGTAAATTACCAGGTGTATACCAGATTAAGAAGTGGGAACTACCTGAGTTGGCTGCGAAGTTACTCAAGAGGACTCATCTCCCATACAGTGAGTTTGTGCTTCATATGCTTGTTTTGAGCCTTTTTGCAAGTCTTTTTGCTCCCTTCGGTGGATTTCTGGCCAGTGGTTTTAAGCGCGCGCTCAAGGTTAAGGACTTCAGTAACGTTATACCTGGTCATGGCGGTATCACTGACAGGTTCGACTGTCATATTTTAATGGGAGGGTTCACTTACTTTTACCTTAAAACATTTGTAAGAAAACAACAACTGGTTGAGGTCgtatataaaatgtttttaaaactaCCCAAAAACGAACAACTCGAACTTTTATCCAAATTTAGACAAATACCTTGAATTTTTTGCTAAACTCTcctatatactatataatgCAGTAATATATAGTAGGTGTTGTGCGTTTTATATGTTGTAAAGAAGGAAGAGTGAAGTATgaaattacacatttcagACCCAACACCTATAGAATCTTAACTTTTGATgctaatttatattatgttATTCTTGATTAAGTAACTTAtgtttttgttttatataCATGTGTATTACTTAGTATTCTCTTCAAGGGCTCTTTCAATAACGTATCGCAGATTTTCAACTtcttttattaattctCCTAGAAATTTCacttataattttaacaattctCATATAAATACGTTTTCCCAGCCATTTAATAACAGAATTGAACaggatttaattaaatcatcCCAATTCTCTAATGGAAGGATTCCTCTATATTACGCGGTTAAATTAGTCCTTCCCGAAGGTTAATTCCCCCTTAAATACTGCTTAATAATGctttattttagatttaCTTATACGTTATTAGCAGTAGCTTTATAGATTAGATTATATAAGTGGTAACTTGAGTGTAGGTGAGAAGGTAATTGAAAGCGGTGAGGATGAGTATATATTGGAATCAGCTGAAAATCAGGGAGTTGAGCTTCCCTATAGTTGTCGAGGTGGTAGCTGCTCTACTTGTGCAGGTAATACATCTTAGCACTCTCAGAAATATCCATGATCTTTAtctttatactattattacacCATGGTACAAGAGTTaactaaattttttatagcCACATTGGTGTCTGGAGAAATAGATAACAGTGAACAGAGTTATTTGGATGATGAGCAGGTGAAGAAGGGCTACTGTTTGCTCTGTACGAGCTACGCAAAGTCAGACTGTACCATAGAAACACACAAAGAAGAGAAACTACATAAAGAAGAAGAGACTAATTTAAAgcaataatataatataaaaaatgtacgtattctttaaattaacGTATAAGTAAATcgtgaaaaaattatttaagaGGAATGAACCTGGATGAGTGAGTGGCTCCAATTCCAGGCTTACCATGTCTAACTGGTTTATAAGTAATTGAAAATTCGCCCAAATAGTATCCAACCATTTCTGGTTTAATTTCAACGTTTATGTATTGTTTTCCGTTGTGAACCCCAACGATAGATCCAATCATTTCTGGAATCACGACCATGTTTCTCAAATGGGTCTTCACAGGTTCTGGTTTTTGTCCGTATGGAAGATCT
This region includes:
- the RPS15 gene encoding ribosomal protein S19 produces the protein MVEEQGVQILKKRTFRTFKYRGYELEKLLEMPIDKLTELLPARQRRRFSRGVKRQSLTLLKKLRAAKKDLPYGQKPEPVKTHLRNMVVIPEMIGSIVGVHNGKQYINVEIKPEMVGYYLGEFSITYKPVRHGKPGIGATHSSRFIPLK
- the FD1 gene encoding Ferredoxin-1; translated protein: MFLFYIHVYYLVFSSRALSITYRRFSTSFINSPRNFTYNFNNSHINTFSQPFNNRIEQDLIKSSQFSNGRIPLYYAVKLVLPEGEKVIESGEDEYILESAENQGVELPYSCRGGSCSTCAATLVSGEIDNSEQSYLDDEQVKKGYCLLCTSYAKSDCTIETHKEEKLHKEEETNLKQ
- a CDS encoding Cytidylyltransferase family protein, encoding MESGKQSENKEHSPRERPRRFSLSNYNNFTVRTILTIFLIIGFLFIFSCGHFYIASVVVLAIIKMYYEILALHDKALSFAVTSDDEFVTGTPSTVNRFSSSHSSIFSKSHSVSQPGKHRSSLKSFRSRERKTVYFFSKAPDLLSWISLETYFLCIALVLVSVPWLVPRLQHYNNWFSRSLLYVASYHYLISFMLTMAGMIKFVISMERGRYKQHFLKLAMIVVSVLYVVCEGLMVITNIYYGMVWFLCPHVMVAVNDVLAYLFGRFVGKRPLIVISPKKTVEGFLYSALATTFLTVLITPFLLNYKPLLCPTNHFNLRPFVWLHSTNCKLPGVYQIKKWELPELAAKLLKRTHLPYSEFVLHMLVLSLFASLFAPFGGFLASGFKRALKVKDFSNVIPGHGGITDRFDCHILMGGFTYFYLKTFVRKQQLVEVVYKMFLKLPKNEQLELLSKFRQIP